A window of the Bradyrhizobium ottawaense genome harbors these coding sequences:
- a CDS encoding potassium transporter Kup, with protein MSSESAVTAAETPAANGHGEAHSTAGFKALMLGSIGVVYGDIGTSPLYALREAVVAASSASVDATPQAVLGVLSLILWALIVVVTLKYVLILLRADNHGEGGTLALMALAQRAVTKGGGAIVLLGIISGALFYGDAVITPALSVLSAIEGIKLVTATFDPYVVPLTVVILVVLFAVQSRGTASVATFFGPVMCVWFTVIAVAAVPQIMRHPEVMLALNPLYAVSFMLHHGLIGFVTLGAVFLAVTGAEALYADLGHFGKRPIQTAWLFIVLPSLALNYLGQGALVIADPKAIENPFFLMFPDWALIPMVALATAATVIASQAVITGAYSLTRQAIQLGLMPRFEIRHTSEAHSGQIYIPRINMLLFVAVMLLVLLFRSSSALASAYGISVTGTMVVTAMMGFVVIWRVWKWSPIAAAALIAPFLFLDLTFLAANLLKVLEGGWVPLALGGIVMLLMYTWRRGSRLLFEKSRKLEFPLADLVAMLEKRPPQRVSGTAVFLTSDPDSAPTALMHSLKHYKVLHEKNVILTIETAPTPRIDPSERVRMEQLSATFSKVTLKFGFMESPNVPKTLAIARKLGWQFDIMSTSFFLSRRSLKPAAHSGMPRWQDLLFIRLSRSANDATDYFQIPTGRVVEVGTQVTI; from the coding sequence ATGTCATCCGAAAGCGCGGTCACCGCGGCGGAAACGCCCGCGGCCAATGGACATGGGGAAGCGCATTCCACCGCAGGTTTCAAGGCCCTGATGCTCGGCAGCATCGGCGTCGTCTACGGCGACATCGGCACCAGCCCGCTCTACGCGTTGCGCGAAGCGGTGGTGGCCGCCAGCAGTGCTTCGGTCGATGCCACGCCGCAGGCCGTGCTCGGCGTGCTCAGCCTGATCCTGTGGGCGCTGATCGTCGTGGTGACGCTGAAATACGTGCTGATCCTGCTGCGCGCCGACAACCATGGCGAAGGCGGAACGCTGGCGCTGATGGCGCTGGCGCAGCGCGCCGTGACCAAGGGCGGCGGCGCGATCGTGCTGCTCGGCATCATCTCCGGCGCGCTGTTCTACGGCGACGCGGTCATCACGCCGGCGCTGTCGGTGCTGTCGGCGATCGAAGGCATCAAGCTCGTCACCGCGACCTTCGATCCCTATGTCGTGCCGCTCACCGTGGTCATTCTGGTGGTGCTGTTCGCGGTTCAGTCGCGCGGTACCGCCAGTGTCGCGACGTTCTTCGGCCCCGTGATGTGCGTCTGGTTCACGGTGATTGCGGTTGCCGCCGTGCCGCAGATCATGCGGCATCCCGAAGTGATGCTGGCGCTCAATCCGCTGTATGCCGTTTCCTTCATGCTCCATCACGGCCTGATCGGATTCGTGACGCTCGGCGCGGTGTTTCTCGCCGTCACCGGCGCCGAGGCGCTCTATGCCGATCTAGGCCACTTCGGCAAACGGCCGATCCAGACCGCCTGGCTCTTCATCGTGCTGCCGTCATTGGCACTGAATTATCTGGGGCAGGGCGCGCTCGTGATCGCCGATCCGAAGGCGATCGAAAATCCGTTCTTCCTGATGTTTCCGGACTGGGCGCTTATTCCGATGGTCGCGCTGGCGACGGCGGCGACCGTGATCGCGAGCCAGGCGGTGATCACCGGCGCCTATTCGCTGACGCGGCAGGCGATCCAGCTCGGCCTGATGCCGCGGTTCGAAATTCGTCATACCTCGGAAGCGCATTCCGGCCAGATCTACATCCCGCGCATCAACATGCTGCTGTTCGTTGCGGTCATGCTGCTGGTGCTGCTGTTCCGCTCGTCGAGCGCGCTGGCCTCGGCCTATGGAATCTCGGTGACCGGCACCATGGTGGTCACGGCGATGATGGGCTTTGTCGTGATCTGGCGGGTCTGGAAATGGTCGCCGATCGCCGCCGCCGCGCTGATCGCGCCGTTTCTGTTTCTCGACCTCACGTTCCTTGCGGCCAACCTGTTGAAGGTGCTGGAGGGCGGCTGGGTGCCGCTGGCGCTCGGCGGCATCGTGATGCTGCTGATGTATACTTGGCGGCGCGGCAGCCGGCTGTTGTTCGAGAAGTCGCGCAAGCTGGAATTCCCGCTGGCCGATCTGGTGGCGATGCTGGAAAAGCGCCCGCCGCAGCGCGTCTCCGGCACCGCCGTGTTCCTGACCTCCGATCCGGACAGCGCGCCGACCGCGCTGATGCACAGCCTGAAGCACTACAAGGTGCTGCACGAGAAGAACGTCATTCTCACCATCGAGACCGCACCGACGCCACGCATCGACCCTTCCGAGCGGGTACGCATGGAGCAGCTCAGCGCCACTTTCTCCAAGGTGACCTTGAAGTTCGGTTTCATGGAATCGCCCAACGTGCCGAAAACGCTGGCGATTGCTCGCAAGCTCGGCTGGCAGTTCGACATCATGTCGACGTCGTTCTTCCTGTCCCGCCGTTCGCTGAAGCCGGCCGCGCATTCCGGCATGCCGCGCTGGCAGGACCTGCTGTTCATCCGGCTCAGCCGCTCCGCCAACGACGCCACCGATTATTTCCAGATCCCGACCGGCCGCGTGGTGGAGGTCGGCACGCAGGTGACGATCTAG
- a CDS encoding potassium transporter Kup, whose protein sequence is MTVSVTSTEAHEAPATSGFWALTLGGIGVVFGDIGTSPLYAFREAVAHAAHGEPISRTIVLAVLSLILWALFIVVTAKYVLFLLRADNNGEGGTLSLMALGQRALGRRSLPLLALGVVGASMFIGDSMITPAISVLSAVEGLKLVTPGLEHYVVPLTIFILVLLFSVQSSGTARVASAFGPVMVVWFTVLAAMGLFHIKDDLTVLAAINPYYAIQFVLSHGTIGLVTLGLVFLAVTGGEALYADLGHFGRKPIQAGWLYFVLPSLLINYFGQGALVLSDPSAIENSFYRMVPDALLLPLVVLATAATVIASQAVITGAFSLIRQAVQLGLLPRFEVRYTSESHAGQIYLPRVNRMLLLGVILLVLLFRTSSGLASAYGIAVSTTMVADGIMGFVVVWKLWNWRGATAAALILPFVVVDMAFFSANLLKLLEGAWVPLLFGAAVAVMIWTWRRGAAILIAKTRRIEVPLTDLIRSLEKRPPHIVKGTAVFLTSDPSFVPTALMHNLKHNKVLHEHNVILTIETAQTPRVDPAERVRMETISDKFATVRLRFGFMESPNVPKALVIARKLGWQFDIMATSFFVSRRSLKPSAQSGMPQWQDHLFIAMSRSANDATDYFQIPTGRVVEVGTQVTI, encoded by the coding sequence ATGACTGTCAGCGTCACATCCACCGAAGCCCATGAGGCGCCGGCCACCTCCGGCTTTTGGGCCCTGACACTGGGCGGTATCGGCGTGGTGTTCGGCGATATCGGCACTTCGCCGCTCTACGCGTTTCGCGAGGCCGTCGCGCACGCCGCCCATGGCGAACCGATATCGCGCACGATCGTGCTCGCCGTGCTCAGTCTGATCCTGTGGGCGCTCTTCATCGTCGTGACTGCCAAATACGTGCTGTTTCTGCTGCGCGCCGACAACAACGGCGAGGGCGGTACGCTGTCGCTGATGGCGCTGGGGCAGCGCGCGCTGGGCCGCCGAAGCCTGCCGCTGCTGGCGCTCGGCGTCGTCGGCGCCTCGATGTTCATCGGCGACTCCATGATCACGCCGGCGATTTCGGTGCTGTCGGCGGTCGAAGGCCTCAAGCTGGTCACGCCGGGGCTTGAACATTACGTCGTGCCGCTGACGATCTTCATTCTGGTCCTGCTGTTCTCGGTGCAGAGCAGCGGCACCGCGCGCGTCGCCTCGGCGTTCGGACCGGTCATGGTGGTCTGGTTTACGGTGCTGGCGGCGATGGGGCTGTTTCACATCAAGGACGATCTCACCGTGCTGGCGGCGATCAATCCCTACTATGCAATCCAGTTCGTGCTGTCCCATGGCACCATCGGCCTGGTGACGCTGGGCCTGGTATTCCTGGCGGTGACCGGCGGCGAGGCGCTTTATGCGGACCTCGGTCATTTCGGGCGCAAGCCGATCCAGGCAGGCTGGCTGTATTTCGTGCTGCCCTCGCTGCTGATCAACTATTTCGGGCAGGGCGCGCTGGTGCTGTCCGATCCGTCGGCGATCGAGAACTCGTTCTACCGCATGGTTCCGGATGCCCTGCTGCTGCCGCTGGTGGTGCTGGCGACGGCGGCAACCGTGATCGCGAGCCAGGCCGTGATCACAGGCGCCTTTTCGCTGATCCGGCAGGCGGTGCAGCTCGGCCTCTTGCCGCGCTTCGAGGTTCGCTACACCTCGGAGAGCCACGCCGGCCAGATCTATTTGCCGCGGGTCAACCGGATGCTGCTGCTCGGCGTGATCCTGCTGGTGCTGTTGTTCCGCACCTCCAGTGGTCTCGCTTCGGCCTATGGCATCGCCGTCTCCACCACGATGGTCGCCGATGGAATCATGGGCTTTGTCGTGGTCTGGAAATTGTGGAACTGGCGTGGCGCGACCGCAGCGGCGCTGATCCTTCCTTTCGTCGTCGTCGACATGGCCTTCTTCAGCGCCAACCTGTTGAAGCTGCTCGAAGGCGCCTGGGTGCCGCTTTTGTTCGGCGCGGCCGTGGCCGTGATGATCTGGACCTGGCGCCGTGGCGCGGCCATCCTGATCGCCAAGACGCGGCGCATCGAGGTGCCGCTGACCGACCTGATCCGGAGCCTCGAAAAGCGTCCGCCCCACATCGTCAAGGGCACCGCGGTGTTTCTGACCTCGGATCCGAGTTTCGTGCCGACCGCGCTGATGCACAATCTCAAGCACAACAAGGTGCTGCACGAGCACAATGTCATCCTGACCATCGAAACCGCGCAGACGCCGCGCGTCGATCCGGCGGAACGGGTCCGGATGGAAACCATCAGCGACAAGTTCGCGACCGTGCGCTTGCGGTTCGGTTTCATGGAATCGCCGAACGTGCCGAAGGCGCTGGTGATCGCGCGCAAGCTCGGCTGGCAGTTCGACATCATGGCGACGTCGTTCTTCGTGTCGCGGCGGTCGCTGAAGCCGTCGGCACAATCAGGCATGCCGCAGTGGCAGGATCATCTGTTCATTGCGATGAGCCGGTCGGCCAACGATGCCACCGACTACTTCCAGATCCCGACTGGGCGCGTGGTCGAGGTCGGTACGCAGGTAACTATTTGA